The DNA region CGAACCAGTCGAGCTCGCACCAGGTGGCGAGCCCCAGGAACCAGTCGCGGTGCCTGCGCCGCAGCCGGCGGGTGTCCCCGGTGGCGTTCAGCCACTCGGCGCCGTACTCCCGCACGGTGTCCAGCAGCCGGTAGCGGCTGCCGGCGCCCGAGTCCTCGCGCTCCACGACCGACTGGGCGATCAGCTCGTCGAGCACGTCCAGCACCGAGTCCGCCGGCAGGTCAGGACCGCTGCAGATGTACTCGACGGCCTCCAGGTCGAACTGCCCGGCGAACACCGAGAGCCGGGCCCACAGCAGCCGCTGCCCGGGAGCGCACAGCTCATGGCTCCAGCCGACGGCCGTGCGCAGCGTCTGGTGGCGCGGCAGCGCCCCCCGGCTGCCGCCCGTCAGCAGCCGGAACCTGTCGTCGAGCCGGCTCAGCACCTGTTCCACCGACAGGGCCCGCATCCGCCCCGCGGCCAGCTCCAGGGCGAGCGGGATCCCGTCCAGGCGCCGGCACAGCTCCCGGGCGGCGTCCCGGTTGCCGTCGTGCAGCCGGAAACCCCGGCTGCACCGTGCGGGCCCGCTGCGCGAAGAGCTCCATCGCGTCGTCGTCCGCCATCGTCGCCAGGGTGAAGGCGAGCTCACCGTCCACCCGCAGGGGACGGCGCCCGGCGGCGAGGACCTGGAGACCGGGGGCCCGGCGCAGCAGTTCCCGGACGAGTCCGGCGCAGGCGTCGATCAGGTGCTCGAAGCCGTCGATCACCAGGAGGAGCCGGCGCCCGGCGCAGTGTTCGACCAACGCGTCGCGGGGCGGCCTGCCGGTGTGGTCGGTCAGGCCCAGCGCCTCGACGAGGGCGTGCTCCACGAGTGCCGCATCATGGACGGTCGAGAGCTCGGCCATCCAGACCCCGTCGCAGTACCGTTTCTCCACGCGGGCCGCGATCCGGGCGACGAAACGGGTCTTGCCCACCCCGGCAACCCCCGACACCGTCAGGAGCCGGGACTCCCTCAGGAGCGAATCGGCTTCGCGGAGCTCGTCGTCGCGGCCCACGAACACGTTCAGTTCGGCCGGGAGATTGCCGTGGACGGCGGGGGACGGGGGCTCCGGGGCGCCGGACGCGGGGGAGGGGCGCTGAGGGCGTCGCATGAAACACGCAGAGTACTGGCACGTAAGCTCTCCGTACAATCTTGCTGCTTCCGGGGCCGCCCCGCCCGCGCGTAATGCGGTACGGCGGGTGACGCCCGGCGCGATAGGCTCGAGGAACGACGATCGGCCTGGGTGGCAGGACGCGCACGGCCGGTCGGGCAGGCCGGGACACGCCCCGGCCGGAGCGAGCGACGAGCAGAGAGCGGTGCACTGTGTCCGGTGGAGAGGTGGCCGGGATCCTGGTGGCCGTCTTCTGGGCGATCCTGGTCTCCTTCCTGGCCGTGGTGCTGGTGAGGCTGGCCCAGACGCTCAGGGCGACCACCGCGCTGGTGGCGGACGTGACCGAGCAGGCCGTGCCGCTGCTCGCCGACGCCTCCGCGACCCTGCGGTCCGCGCAGACCCAGCTCGACAAGGTCGATGCCATCGCGAGCGACGTGCAGGAGGTCACCTCCAACGCCTCCGCGCTCTCCACCACCGTCGCCTCCACCTTCGGCGGCCCGCTCGTGAAGGTGGCCGCGTTCGGCTACGGGGTGCGCCAGGCACTCGGCCGGCGCACCGCGCCCGAGCCGGAGCCGGACCGCCGCACCCCCCGCCGCACGGTGATCGTCGGCCGTACCGTGCCGTCCGCCCGCAGGAAGCGGAACGGCCGTAGCTCCCGCGGACAGAAGGACTGACGCAGCGATGTTCCGCCGTACGTTCTGGTTCACCGCCGGCGCAGCCGCCGGTGTCTGGGCCACCACCAAGGTCAACCGCAAGATCAGGCAGCTGACTCCGGAGAGCCTCGCGGCGCAGGCCGCCGACAAGGCGATCGAGGCGGGTCACAGGCTCAAGGACTTCGCGCTCGACGTGCGCGAGGGCATGGTCAGGCGCGAGGCCGAACTGGGCGGTGCGCTGGGCCTGCAGGCGCCGGTCGATCCCGAACTCCCGGCCGTTTCCCCGGTCGCCGTCGAAGCGGCCGAGACGCGCCGCGCCGCCACGTACCGCACGCTCCCCTACAACTCGGACAACCGGAATGAGGACCACTGATGGAGTCGGCTGAAATTCGCCGCCGCTGGCTGAGCTTCTTCGAGGAGCGCGGCCACACCGCCGTGCCTTCGGCGTCGCTCATCGCGGACGACCCGACTCTGCTGCTGGTCCCCGCGGGCATGGTCCCCTTCAAGCCCTACTTCCTCGGCGAGGTCAAGCCGCCCGCCCCGCGCGTCACCAGCGTGCAGAAGTGCGTCCGCACGCCGGACATCGAAGAGGTCGGCAAGACCACCCGGCACGGCACGTTCTTCCAGATGTGCGGCAACTTCTCCTTCGGCGACTACTTCAAGGAAGGCGCCATCCAGTTCGCCTGGGAGGCCCTCACGACCCCCGTGGCGGACGGCGGCTTCGGCCTCGACCCCGAGCGTCTGTGGATCACGGTCTACCTGGACGACGACGAGGCCGAACAGATCTGGCGCGAGAAGATCGGCGTCCCGGCCGAGCGCATCCAGCGCCTGGGCAAGAAGGACAACTTCTGGTCCATGGGCGTCCCCGGCCCCTGCGGCCCGTGCTCGGAGATCAACTACGACCGCGGCCCCGAGTTCGGTGCCGAGGGCGGCCCCGCCGTCAACGACGAGCGCTACGTGGAGATCTGGAACCTGGTCTTCATGCAGTACGAGCGCGGTGCCGGCGACGGCAAGGAGGACTTCCCGATCCTCGGGGACCTGCCGTCGAAGAACATCGACACCGGTCTCGGCCTCGAGCGCCTCGCCATGATCCTGCAGGACGTGCAGAACATGTACGAGACCGACACCCTGCGCGTCGTCATGGACAAGGCCACCGAGCTCACCGGTGTGCGCTACGGCGCCGAGCACGGATCCGACGTCTCCCTCCGCGTCGTCGCCGACCACATCCGCACCTCGGTGATGCTCATCGGCGACGGGGTCACCCCCGGCAACGAGGGCCGTGGCTACGTCCTGCGCCGCATCATGCGCCGCGCCATCCGCAACATGCGGCTGATGGGCGCCACCGGACCGGTCGTCCGCGAACTGGTCGACGTCGTCGTCGACACGATGGGGCAGCAGTACCCCGAGCTGATCACCGACCGCAAGCGCATCGAGACCGTGGCCCTCGCCGAGGAAGCCGCCTTCCTCAAGGCCCTCAAGGGCGGCACGAACATCCTCGACACCGCCGTCACCGAGACCAAGGCCTCTGGCGGCAAGGTCCTGGCCGGGGACAAGGCGTTCCTGCTCCACGACACCTGGGGCTTCCCGATCGACCTCACGCTGGAGATGGCCGCCGAACAGGGCCTCTCCGTCGACGAGGACGGCTTCCGCCGCCTGATGAAGGAGCAGCGGGAGCGCGCCAAGGCCGACGCCAAGGCCAAGAAGACCGGGCACGCCGACCTGTCCGCCTACCGTGAGGTCGCCGACAACTCGGGCGTCACCGAGTTCACCGGCTACACCTCCGTCGAGGGCGAGTCGAAGATCGTCGGACTGCTCGTCGACGGCGTGCCCTCGCCCGCCGCCACCGAGGGCGACGAGGTCGAGGTCGTCCTCGACCGCACCCCCTTCTACGCCGAGGGCGGCGGCCAGCTCGCCGACCAGGGCCGGATCAGGCTCGAGACCGGCGCAGTCATCCAGGTCCGCGACGTGCAGCAGCCCGTCCCGGGCGTCTCCGTCCACAAGGGCTCGGTCCAGGTCGGCGAGGTGACGGTCGGCGCCTCCGCCTTCGCCGCCATCGACAACACCCGCCGCCGCGCCATCGCCCGCGCCCACAGCGCCACGCACCTCACGCACCAGGCCCTGCGCGACGCCCTCGGCCCGACGGCCGCCCAGGCCGGTTCGGAGAACTCGCCAGGACGCTTCCGCTTCGACTTCGGTTCGCCCGCCGCCGTACCCGGCACGGTCCTGACCGACGTGGAGCAGAAGATCAACGAGGTCCTCTCCCGGGAGCTCGACGTCCAGGCCGAGGTCATGTCCATCGACGACGCCAAGAAGCAGGGCGCCATCGCGGAGTTCGGCGAGAAGTACGGCGAGCGGGTCCGCGTCGTCACCATCGGCGACTTCTCCAAGGAGCTGTGCGGCGGTACGCACGTCCGCAACACCTCCCAGCTGGGCCTGGTGAAGCTGCTCGGCGAGTCGTCCATCGGCTCCGGCGTGCGCCGCATCGAGGCCCTCGTCGGGGTCGACGCGTACAACTTCCTCGCCAAGGAGCACACGGTCGTCGCCCAGCTCCAGGAGCTCCTCAAGGGCCGTCCCGAAGAGCTCCCGGAGAAGATCTCCGGCATGCTCGGCAAGCTCAAGGACGCCGAGAAGGAGATCGAGAAGTTCCGCGCGGAGAAGGTCCTCCAGGCCGCCGCCGGACTCGTGGAGTCGGCCCGGGACGTCCGGGGCGTCGCCCTGGTCACCGGGCAGGTGCCCGACGGCACGTCGGCCGACGACCTGCGCAAGCTGGTCCTCGACGTGCGCGGGCGCATCCAGGGCGGCCGCCCGGCCGTCGTGGCCCTGTTCACCACGGCCAACGGCCGCCCGCTGACCGTCATCGCCACCAACGAGGCCGCCCGCGAGCGCGGCCTCAAGGCCGGTGACCTGGTCCGCACCGCAGCCAAGACCCTCGGTGGCGGTGGCGGCGGCAAGCCGGACGTCGCCCAGGGCGGCGGTCAGAACCCGGAGGCCATCGGCGACGCCGTCGCCGCAGTCGAACGCCTCGTCACCGAGACGGCGTGACGCCGGACATGCCGCGGATGCGGCGTGGACGCCGACTCGCGATCGACGTCGGGGACGCCCGTATCGGGGTCGCCTCGTGCGACCCCGACGGGATCCTCGCCACGCCGGTGGAGACCGTGCCGGGACGCGACGTCCCGGCCGCCCACCGGCGGCTCGGCCGACTCGTCGAGGAGTACGAGCCGATCGAGGTCATCGTCGGCCTGCCTCGCTCCCTCGGCGGCGGCGAAGGTCCTGCCGCCGTCAAGGTCCGGGCCTTCGCCCAGGTCTTCGCCCGCGCGATCGCACCGGTCCCCGTGCGTCTCGTGGACGAGAGGATGACCACAGTGACGGCCAGTCAAGGGCTGCGGGCCTCGGGCGTGAAGTCCAAGAAGGGCCGTTCTGTCATCGACCAGGCTGCCGCTGTGGTGATCCTCCAGAACGCTCTGGAGTCCGAACGGGCGTCAGGCACTGCGCCGGGCGAGGGCGTCGAAGTGGTTGTCTGATCGCGATACGGTAACGTTCCGCGCGATGCGCCGGTGTTCGAACAGGCACCGCACAGCTAAGCGAAGAGACGGAACGCGTCTCGCGGCTTTAGGGGATCGATGACTGAGTATGGCCGGGGCCCCGGCTCCGAACCGTGGCATCCCGAGGACCCGCTTTACGGGGACCAGGGATGGGGAGGCCGGCAGGCCGCCCACGACCCCGGCCAGGGCCAGTACGAAGGTCAGCAGCAGCCCTCCGCGCAGGACCCGTACGCCCAGCAGGGCTACCAGCAGGACCCGTACGCGCACCAGCAGCAGCACCAGCAGGATCCTTACGCGCAGCAGCACCAGCAGGACGACCCGTACGGCGGCGGGCAGCACCAGCAGGATCCGTACGCCGCCCAGGGCCATCAGCAGTACGGCACCCCGCACGACCCGTACGCCCAGCAGCCCCCTCGCCCGCAGTACGACGGCGGCTGGGACACCGGTCAGCAGCAGGCGATGCCGTACGAGCCGCAGCCCCCCTACGACAGCACCCAGGGTGGCTACGGCCGGCAGGCCGACTACTACGGCACCGCCGAGGCCTACCCGCCGCCGCAGCCCCCCGGCCGCCGCGAGCAGGCGCCCCAGCAGCCCGAGCAGTCCCAGCGCCAGGAGCACCCGCAGCAGAACCCGGACTGGGACCCGGACGTGCCGCAGGAGGAGACGCATCCTTTCTTCACCGGTGCGGACGAACCGGCCGGCACCCGTGACGCGCGAGGCCCCCGCTCCCGCGACGACGAGGACGAGAGCGACGGCGACCCGCGCGAACCCCGCAGGGGCGGCGGCGAGCGCCGGGGCAAGGGCAAGAAGAAGAGCCGCAACGGCTGCGCCTGCCTGGGCGTGGCCGTGGTGCTCGTCGGCGGCCTCGGCGGCTTGGCCTACGTCGGCTACTCGTACTACCAGAACCAGTTCGGCGAGGCCCCCGACTACGCGGGTGACGGCACGGGCTCGGTCGAGGTGGAGATCCCCGAGGGCGCGCTCGGGAACGAGATCGCGAACATCCTGAAGAAGGCCGGCGTCGTCAAATCGGCGGACGCCTTCATCTCGGCCCAGAACGGAAACAGCAGGGGCAAGTCCCTGCAGGCCGGCGTCTATCTCCTGAAGAAGGAGATGTCCGCCGACAGCGCCATCCAATTGATGCTGAACCCGAAGAGCCAGAACGGTCTGATGGTTCGTCCCGGTGCACGCAACGCCACCGTGTACGAGGACATCGACAAAAGGCTGGGCCTCAAAATCGGGACGACCGCGGGGGTCGCCGAGACGAATGCGGGCAGCCTCGGTCTTCCCGACTGGGCGGACAACGACCCGGTCATAAAGGATCCGCTGGAAGGCTTCCTCTACCCGGCCACCTATCCGGTCTCCAAGGGCACGAAGCCCGAGGCCGTGCTGAAGAAGATGGTCGGCCGGGCCAGTGCCGAGTACGAGAAGCTCGATCTGCAAGCAGCTGCCGAGAAGTACGACCTGGACGGTCCCTGGCAGGTGCTCACCGTCGCGAGCCTCGTCCAGGCCGAGGGTAAGACGCACGATGACTTCCGGAAGATGAGTGAGGTCGTCTACAACCGTCTCAAGCCCACCAACACCGAGACGAATCAGTTGCTGCAGTTCGACTCGACGTTCAATTACCTCAAGAAGCAGAGCAAGATCAATATCAGCGTGTCCGAGATCCACAAGAACAAGGACCCGTACAACACCTATACGCAGCGTGGCCTCACGCCTGGCCCCATCGGCAACCCGGGCACCGAGGCGCTGACGGCCGCACTGAATCCGACGGCGGACGGCTGGATCTACTTCGTGGCCACCGACGGGCAGCACAAGACCGAGTTCGCCAAGACCTACGACGACTTCCTGAAACTCAAGGACAAGTTCGATGCCCTCGAATGAGGCTCACAGGGCGGCCGTCCTCGGCTCACCCATCGCCCACTCCCTCTCCCCGGTCCTGCACCGGGCCGCGTACGCGAAGCTCGGCCTCGACGCCTGGTCGTACGGTCGGTTCGAGGTGGACGAGGCGGCGCTCCCCGGCTTCGTCGAGGGCCTGGACGCCTCCTGGGCCGGGCTCTCCCTGACGATGCCGCTCAAGCGGGCGGTCATCCCGCTGCTGGACGAGATCACCGGGGCCGCGGCCTCGGTCGAAGCGGTCAACACCGTAGTCCTCACCGAGGACGGCCGGAGGCTGGGCGACAACACCGACATCCCCGGCATGATCGCGGCCCTGCGGGAACGCGGCCTCGGCACGGTGGAGTCCGCCGCGGTCCTCGGCGCCGGCGCCACGGCCTCCTCGGCCCTGGCCGCCCTCTCGCAGATCTGCACGGGGCCGGTGACGACCTACGTGCGCAGCGCGGCCCGCGCCGACGAGATGCGCGGCTGGGGCGAGCGCCTCGGCGTCGACGTCCGGATCGCGGACTGGGCCACGGCTGACGAGGCGCTGCTCGCCCCCCTGGTGATCGCCACGACACCGGCCGGTGCGACGGACGCGCTGGCGGAGTCCGTACCCGACGCACCCGGCACCCTGTTCGACGTGCTGTACGAACCCTGGCCGACCGTCCTGGCCTCCCGCTGGTCGGCGACCGGGGCGAACGTCGTCGGAGGCCTCGACCTCCTGGTGCACCAGGCCGTCTTCCAGGTGGAACAGATGACCGGGCGCGACGCACCGCTCGCCGTCATGCGCGCGGCCGGCGAGCAGGCCCTCGCCGCACGGGCGCACTGAGGGTTCCCCGTCCGGTCCACCCGCCGCCGGAACGTCCGTCTGCTGGACCGGCGGCCGGTCCGCGCCCCGGTCGTGGGAGGATCGGGGGTGGCGGGCCAGGGCCGCGCACCCGGTCGCGCCGTTGGATTTCCAGGCGCGAGCATAGGAGCACCGTTGAGCAGGTTGCGCTGGCTGACCGCGGGGGAGTCGCACGGCCCCGCACTGGTGGCGACGCTGGAGGGTCTTCCCGCCGGTATCCCCGTCACCACGGAGATGGTGGCGGACGCGCTCGCCCGGCGACGGCTCGGTTACGGGCGCGGCGCGCGGATGAAGTTCGAGCGGGACGAGGTGACCTTCCTCGGCGGCGTCCGGCACGGGCGCACCATGGGCTCGCCCGTCGCCGTCATGGTGGGCAACACCGAGTGGCCCAAGTGGGAGCAGGTCATGTCGGCCGATCCGGTCGACCCGGACGTGCTCGCCGCCCTGGCCCGCAACGCCCCGCTGACCCGCCCCCGGCCAGGTCACGCCGACCTCGCCGGGATGCAGAAGTACGGCTTCGACGAGGCCCGGCCGATCCTGGAGCGCGCCAGCGCCCGGGAGACCGCGGCCCGCGTCGCGCTCGGTGCCGTCGCCCGCTCCTACCTCAAGGAGACCGCGGGCATCGAGATCGTCTCCCACGTCGTCGAGCTGGCAGCGGCCAAGGCGCCCTACGGCGTCTACCCGAAGCCCTCCGACGTCGAGCGGCTCGACGCCGACCCCGTGCGCTGCCTGGACGCCGACGCGTCCAAGGCGATGGTCGCGGAGATCGACCAGGCCCACAAGGACGGCGACACCCTCGGCGGAGTCGTCGAGGTGCTCGCCTACGGTGTGCCCGTCGGCCTCGGCTCGCACGTGCACTGGGACCGCCGCCTCGACGCCCGCCTCGCCGCCGCCCTGATGGGCATCCAGGCCATCAAGGGCGTCGAAGTCGGCGACGGCTTCGACCTGGCCCGGGTGCCGGGTTCGAAGGCGCACGACGAGATCGTCGCCACCGAGAACGGCATCAAGCGCACCTCCGGCCGCTCCGGCGGCACGGAAGGCGGTCTGACCACCGGCGAGCTGCTCCGCGTGCGCGCGGCGATGAAGCCCATCGCCACCGTGCCCCGCGCACTCGCCACGATCGACGTCGTCACGGGTGAGGCGGCCAAGGCCCACCACCAGCGCTCCGACGTCTGCGCCGTGCCCGCGGCCGGGATCGTGGCGGAGGCGATGGTCGCCCTGGTGCTGGCCGACGCGGTCGCGGAGAAGTTCGGCGGCGACAGCGTCGCCGAGACCCACCGCAACGTGCAGTCCTACCTCTCCCACCTCCAGATCCGGTGAGCGGCCCGCTGATCGTCCTCGTCGGCCCCATGGGGGTCGGGAAGTCCACGGTGGGCGAGCTGCTCGCCGAGCAGCTCGGCACCACGTACCGCGACACCGACGCGGACGTCGTGGCCATGGCGGGCAAGCCGATCTCCGAAATCTTCTTCGACGAGGGCGAGGAGCACTTCCGGGCCCTGGAGCGGCAGGCCGTACAGGACGCGATCGCCGAGCACGCGGGCGTCCTCGCGCTCGGCGGCGGCGCCGTCCTCGACGAGGCGACCCGTACCCTGCTCGCCGGCCACCAGGTGGTCTACCTCTCGATGGAGGTGGACGAGGCCGTCAGGCGGGTCGGGCTGAACACCGCCCGCCCGCTGCTGGCCGTCAACCCGCGGCGTCAGTGGCGCGAGCTCATGGACGCCAGGCGCCACCTCTACGAAGAGGTGGCCCGCGCGGTCGTCGCCACCGACGACCGCACTGCCGAAGAGGTCGCCCGGGCGATCCTCGACGTTACGGAACTGCCGGAGCGCACGGGCGAGCCCGCGCCGTCCGGCCGGGAGACCACACGCATGACCGAGCAGGGCACCACGCGCATCCAGATCGCCGGCACGGCAGGAACCGACCCGTACGAGGTGCTCGTCGGCCGCCGCCTCCTCGGCGAGCTGCCCAACCTCATCGGCGACCGCGCCAAGCGGGTCGCCGTCCTGCACCCCGAGGCGCTCGCCGAGACCGGTGAGGCGGTCCGTCAGGACCTCGCCGACCAGGGCTACGAGGCCATCGCGATCCAGCTGCCCAACGCGGAGGAGGCCAAGACCGTCGAGGTCGCCGCCTACTGCTGGAAGGCGCTCGGACAGACCGGGTTCACCCGCACCGACGTCATCGTCGGCGTCGGCGGGGGCGCCACCACCGACGTCGCCGGCTTCGTCGCCGCCTCCTGGCTGCGCGGGGTCCGCTGGATCGCCGTACCGACGACCGTGCTCGCCATGGTCGACGCCGCGGTCGGCGGCAAGACCGGCATCAACACCGCCGAGGGCAAGAACCTCGTCGGCGCCTTCCACCCGCCGGCCGGGGTGCTCTGCGACCTCGCCGCGCTCGACTCGCTGCCGGTCCACGACTACGTCTCCGGCATGGCCGAGATCATCAAGGCCGGCTTCATCGCCGACCCCGTCATCCTCGACCTCGTCGAGGCCGACCCGGAAGGCGCCCGTACGCCCGCCGGGCCGCACACCGCGGAGCTGATCGAGCGGTCCATCCGGGTCAAGGCCGAGGTCGTCTCCAGCGACCTCAAGGAGTCCGGCCCGAGGGAGATCCTCAACTACGGGCACACCCTCGCCCACGCCATCGAGAAGAACGAGCGCTACAAGTGGCGCCACGGCGCAGCCGTCTCGGTCGGCATGGTCTTCGCCGCCGAGCTCGGCCGGCTCGCGGGACGCCTCGACGACGCCACCGCCGACCGGCACCGCGCCGTCCTGGAGTCGGTCGGACTGCCGCTCACCTACCGCGGCGACCAGTGGCCCAAGCTGCTGGAGAACATGAAGATCGACAAGAAGTCACGCGGCGACCTGCTGCGCTTCATCGTCCTGGACGGCATCGGGAAGCCGACCGTGCTCGAGGGGCCCGACCCGGCGGTCCTGCTGGCCGCCTTCGGGGAGGTCTCCGCGTGAGCACCCGCAGGGTCTTCGTGCTCAACGGCCCCAACCTCGGGCGCCTGGGCTCCCGTGAGCCCGATGTCTACGGGGCGACCTCGTACGCCGGTCTCGTCGACACCTGCCGGACCCTCGGCAAGGAGCTCGGCTTCGACGTCGACGTCCGGGAGACCAACGACGAGGGCGAGCTGATCCGCTGGCTGCACGAGGCGGCGGACGGGGCGATCCCGGTCGTCCTCAACCCCGGTGCGTTCACGCACTACTCGTACGGCATGCGGGACGCGGCAGCCCAGCGCACCGCCCCGCTGATCGAGGTGCACATCTCGAATCCGTACGCACGGGAGGAATTCCGCCACACCTCCGTGGTCGCTCCCGTGGCCACCGGCACCGTGGCAGGATTCGGCATCGGCTCCTACCGGCTCGCCCTGCGGGCGCTCGCCGGTGAACTGACGGACTGAGACCGGGCACTTCGCACCCTCCCCGGCCGTTCACCGCGTGGCGGCCGGGGAAGGTACGGTTGCCGTCGACCAGCGCCAGTTGCCTGCACGAGACGGAGTGGCACCGGATGCAGCACGCAGTGGGGGCCCCGCTGCCGCCGCCCCACGGTCCCGGTAACGGGCCGTGGACGCACCAGGCCCAGCACCCCGGCCCACCGGGGCCGCCGCCCCCGATACCGCCCGCGCCCCAGGGCCGGACCCGGCCCGGTCCGCCGCCGGCCCCGCCCGCGCCGCAGGGCCCCGGGCCGGTGCCCCTGCACGCCCCCGCCCCGCCTTCGCGGGAGACGACCGGGCACGTCCAGCTCCCGCCCGGTGGACCCGTACCGCTGCCCGCGCCGCTCGCCGAGCCGGGCACCGGCACCGCGACCCTCGCCGTGCTCCTGATCGGTCCCGCGGGCGCCGGCAAGACCACGGTCGCCAAACTCTGGGCGGGCCGCCGCCGCGTCCCCACCGCGCACGTCTCCCTCGACGACGTCCGCGAGTGGGTCTGCTCCGGCTTCGCCGACCCGCAGGCCGGGTGGAACGACCACTCCGAGGCCCAGTACCGCCTGGCCCGCCGCACCTGCGGCTTCGCCGCCCGCAACTTCCTGGCCAACGGCATCTCCTGCATCCTCGACGACGCGGTCTTCCCCGACCGGCCCGTCGTCGGCCTCGGCGGCTGGAAACGCCACGTCGGGCCGGGGCTGCTGCCCGTCGTCCTCCTGCCCGGCCTGGAGGTCGTCCTGGAGCGCAACGCGGCCCGCAGCGGCAACCGGCGCCTCGCCGACGAGGAAGTCGCCCGGATCCACGGCCGGATGGCCGGCTGGTACGGCTCGGGACTCCCGATCATCGACAACTCGACCTACGACGTCGAGACGACCGCCCGGGTCCTCGACGACGTCCTGGCCCGCTCCATGGCCAGCCCGCCGGCCTGGTAGCGGCACCGGCGGACGGGCGGGGTCCCCGGTCGGATGCGCTGACCGGGCGGGCCGGGACCCACGCTCGTAGGCTCGAGCACATGTCAGAGGTGTACGCCGTCCGACGCGGGCTGCTGCGTGACCGGTACGCCGCCGCCGGTTCTGCGGCCGCCCTGGTCTCCCGCCCCGCCAATGTCCGCTATCTCGCGGGCGCGGCCCCGCCCGGCGCCGTGCTGCTGCTCGGCCCGGGCGAGGACGTCCTGCTCTGCCCCCGGCTCCCGGCCGCCGACCCCGCCCCGGGGCACCCCGACGAGCAGCTCCGGCTGACCGTCCTGCCCGCCTCCGACGGCGATCCGGTCGTCGCGGCCGCCGGGCTCGCGGCCTCGCTGGACGTGGGCTCCCTCGCCGTGGAGGAACACGACCTGACGGTCGCCCGGCACCGCGCGATGCACTCCGTCGCCCCCCACCTGCGCCTGGCCGACCTCGGCTCCACGGTGGAGCAGCTGCGGATCGTCAAGGACGAGGAGGAGATCGCCTGTCTGCGGATCGCCGCGGAGATCACCGACCAGGCCCTCGGCGAGCTGCTGGAATCGATCCTGGTGGGCCGCACCGAGCGCCACCTGGCCCTGGAGCTCGAACGCCGCCTGGTGGACCACGGCGCCGACGGCCCGGCCTTCCCCACCTCCGTGGGGACGGGCCCCCACTCGGGCCAGGGCCGCCACAGACCCTCCGACCGAAGGGTCGAGGAAGGCGATTTCCTCTCCGTCTGCCTGGGTGCCAACTATCGCGGCTACCGGTGCGAGATCGGCCGGACGTTCGTCATCGGCACCGCTCCCGCGGACTGGCAGATCGAGCTCTACGACCTCGTTTTCGCCGCTCAGCGGGCCGGACGGGAAGCTCTCGTGCCGGGGGCGGCCTACCGTGACGTGGACCGCGCGGTCCGCCAGCTCCTGGACTCCGCGGGCCACGCGGACGGCCTCCAGCCCTGCACCGGGCACGGTGTCGGACTGGAAATCGACGAGGACCCGCAGTTGGCACCGACAGCCATGGGTAAACTGGACGCTTGTGTGCCGGTCACCGTCGAACCGGGGGTCCACCTCCCGGGCCGGGGCGGTGTCCGGATCGATGACACGCTCGTCGTACGCCCCGAGGCGGACGGCGGACCCGAGCTACTCACCATTACGACCAAGGAGCTGCTCGCGCTCTAGCGCGCATCCTCGGTCGTCCACCAGCT from Streptomyces sp. B1I3 includes:
- the aroC gene encoding chorismate synthase; translation: MSRLRWLTAGESHGPALVATLEGLPAGIPVTTEMVADALARRRLGYGRGARMKFERDEVTFLGGVRHGRTMGSPVAVMVGNTEWPKWEQVMSADPVDPDVLAALARNAPLTRPRPGHADLAGMQKYGFDEARPILERASARETAARVALGAVARSYLKETAGIEIVSHVVELAAAKAPYGVYPKPSDVERLDADPVRCLDADASKAMVAEIDQAHKDGDTLGGVVEVLAYGVPVGLGSHVHWDRRLDARLAAALMGIQAIKGVEVGDGFDLARVPGSKAHDEIVATENGIKRTSGRSGGTEGGLTTGELLRVRAAMKPIATVPRALATIDVVTGEAAKAHHQRSDVCAVPAAGIVAEAMVALVLADAVAEKFGGDSVAETHRNVQSYLSHLQIR
- the aroB gene encoding 3-dehydroquinate synthase; translated protein: MSGPLIVLVGPMGVGKSTVGELLAEQLGTTYRDTDADVVAMAGKPISEIFFDEGEEHFRALERQAVQDAIAEHAGVLALGGGAVLDEATRTLLAGHQVVYLSMEVDEAVRRVGLNTARPLLAVNPRRQWRELMDARRHLYEEVARAVVATDDRTAEEVARAILDVTELPERTGEPAPSGRETTRMTEQGTTRIQIAGTAGTDPYEVLVGRRLLGELPNLIGDRAKRVAVLHPEALAETGEAVRQDLADQGYEAIAIQLPNAEEAKTVEVAAYCWKALGQTGFTRTDVIVGVGGGATTDVAGFVAASWLRGVRWIAVPTTVLAMVDAAVGGKTGINTAEGKNLVGAFHPPAGVLCDLAALDSLPVHDYVSGMAEIIKAGFIADPVILDLVEADPEGARTPAGPHTAELIERSIRVKAEVVSSDLKESGPREILNYGHTLAHAIEKNERYKWRHGAAVSVGMVFAAELGRLAGRLDDATADRHRAVLESVGLPLTYRGDQWPKLLENMKIDKKSRGDLLRFIVLDGIGKPTVLEGPDPAVLLAAFGEVSA
- the aroQ gene encoding type II 3-dehydroquinate dehydratase, encoding MSTRRVFVLNGPNLGRLGSREPDVYGATSYAGLVDTCRTLGKELGFDVDVRETNDEGELIRWLHEAADGAIPVVLNPGAFTHYSYGMRDAAAQRTAPLIEVHISNPYAREEFRHTSVVAPVATGTVAGFGIGSYRLALRALAGELTD
- a CDS encoding Pro-rich N-terminal domain-containing protein, with amino-acid sequence MQHAVGAPLPPPHGPGNGPWTHQAQHPGPPGPPPPIPPAPQGRTRPGPPPAPPAPQGPGPVPLHAPAPPSRETTGHVQLPPGGPVPLPAPLAEPGTGTATLAVLLIGPAGAGKTTVAKLWAGRRRVPTAHVSLDDVREWVCSGFADPQAGWNDHSEAQYRLARRTCGFAARNFLANGISCILDDAVFPDRPVVGLGGWKRHVGPGLLPVVLLPGLEVVLERNAARSGNRRLADEEVARIHGRMAGWYGSGLPIIDNSTYDVETTARVLDDVLARSMASPPAW
- a CDS encoding M24 family metallopeptidase; translation: MSEVYAVRRGLLRDRYAAAGSAAALVSRPANVRYLAGAAPPGAVLLLGPGEDVLLCPRLPAADPAPGHPDEQLRLTVLPASDGDPVVAAAGLAASLDVGSLAVEEHDLTVARHRAMHSVAPHLRLADLGSTVEQLRIVKDEEEIACLRIAAEITDQALGELLESILVGRTERHLALELERRLVDHGADGPAFPTSVGTGPHSGQGRHRPSDRRVEEGDFLSVCLGANYRGYRCEIGRTFVIGTAPADWQIELYDLVFAAQRAGREALVPGAAYRDVDRAVRQLLDSAGHADGLQPCTGHGVGLEIDEDPQLAPTAMGKLDACVPVTVEPGVHLPGRGGVRIDDTLVVRPEADGGPELLTITTKELLAL